The DNA sequence GTTCCGGTATCCGGGTCGAGGTTTCCGGTGGGCTCGTCTGCCAGCAGCACGTCCGGATTCATGATTAACGCGCGGGCGATTGCAACTCGCTGTTGCTCTCCCCCGGACATTTCGCCTGGCCTGTGAGTAGCTCTTTGGGAAAGCCCCACTTCGTCGAGAAGCTTGAGTGCCCTGGTTTTGATTTCTCCCAGTGGCGCTCCTGCAATGAGACCCGGCATTACGACGTTCTCAAGCGCGGAAAACTCCGGCAGAAGCTGAAAGAACTGGAATACGAACCCGATGCGCTTGTTCCTCAGTCCGGCTCGTTCACTTTCGTTGAGCACATCGGTATCCGCTCCATCAAGCAACAGCGTTCCTTTACCCGGCCTGTCAAGCAGCCCCAGCAAATGGAGCAACGTACTCTTTCCAACCCCGGAAGGACCGGTAACAGCCAACGTTTCTCCAGGCCGGACGCACAAGTCCACCCCGCGCAGGACTTCAACCGTCTTGCTGCCATTGGAATAGGTCTTCCACACTTCATTGATTTCATAGATGAAGGCCTCACTCATAACGGAGCGCCTCCACCGGCTCCAGGCGCGCCGCTCGCAAGGACGGATAAAGCGTAGCAAGGAAGCATATGGTGACAGCCACCACACACACTATCACTACATCCAACGGCTCCACGGACACCGGAAGCGTGGATATGGTGTAAATATCCTTGGGCAGCTCAATGATGCGGTATCTGGCCAGCAGAGCCGATCCCACAATGCCGGCAACCGCGCCCAGGGCGGTCCCTACTACCCCCACCACCATGCCCTGGACGATGAATATGCGCATGATTCGTTCCGATGTAGCGCCCAGAGCCTTCAGTATTGCGATATCCCTGCTCTTTTCCATGACCAGCATGATGAGGGATATGATGATGTTGAACGCGGCTACCAGCACGATAAATGTGAGGATGATAAACATAGCGATCTTTTCGAGTTTCAAGGCGCTGAAAAGATT is a window from the Desulfomonile tiedjei genome containing:
- a CDS encoding ABC transporter ATP-binding protein, which gives rise to MSEAFIYEINEVWKTYSNGSKTVEVLRGVDLCVRPGETLAVTGPSGVGKSTLLHLLGLLDRPGKGTLLLDGADTDVLNESERAGLRNKRIGFVFQFFQLLPEFSALENVVMPGLIAGAPLGEIKTRALKLLDEVGLSQRATHRPGEMSGGEQQRVAIARALIMNPDVLLADEPTGNLDPDTGTEIESLMKELNRYRNTTLIVVTHKESLARSMDRRVGLVAGKLEELQ